One Candidatus Atelocyanobacterium thalassa isolate ALOHA genomic window, TTTTATGCCGAGATTTTGGAGTTCCTGTATCTGATGGTATTCATATTGATTTAAAATTATCTCATCAGGCTATTGCAGAAGCTATTGGTTCTACTCGTGTTACCATAACTCGTCTTCTAGGAGATTTGCGTCAGCAAGGAATAATCTCCATCTATAAGAAAAAAATTACAGTTCACAATCCTATTAATCTTAGTCAACAATTTTCTTAATATTGGTATTAATCTTAAAAGCGAATGACTAGCTCTTATATCTTAGTACTATCGATTCTCGTTTTAGGAGGCTTAATTGCAGCGTTAGGTGATCGATTGGGAAGTAAAGTTGGCAAAGCCCGACTTACAATTGGCAATCTTCGCCCAAAACAAACAGCCATTGTAGTTACTGTTTTGACAGGAACACTCATAGCAGCTTCAACATTTAGTATTTTATTGATTTCTAGTAAATCTTTAAGAGAAGGACTTTTTCGACTTGATAAAATTCAAAAACAATTACGTATTGCCGAAGCTGATTTAGAAAGACTCGGTATTGATAAAAAGAATACTGAAAAAGAGTTAAGAAAAGTTAAAAGTGAACAATATGCTGTCGAGAAAAAGTTAGAAATAACTATTAATAATTTTAATACAGCTAAGCAGCAACTCAAATCAGCTTTTGATCAAGCTTTAAAGTTAAGAAGTGATATACAAACTCTTTTAAACGAGAGAAAGGAGCTTCGTCAAAGTAAAATAAATCTTGATAAGCAGATTAAAAAGTTAAAACAGGAAATTAATAACCGAGATCAAGAACTAGGAAAAGGGAAAAAACAAATTATAGAACAAACTAAGATTTTAAATGAACGACAAAACAGGTTACAAAGTTTGGAGAAACGTCAAAGTATCTTAAAAGAAGAAATTGACAGAAGAGACGCTGAAATTATTCAACTTGATCAAGATATCAATGGTAAAGATATTGCTCTCAAAAATAAGGAATCTCAACTCCAACAATTAGAAAAGAAATCGATGTATCTTCAAAGGCAGATGACTATCTTAGAGCAATATTATCAAACTTATCAAGAATTACGAGAAAGAAAAATTGCTATTGTTAGAGGTCAAGTATTGTCTATTGGAGCAGTACGTCTTATAGTTTCTAAAGCTAATACGCAGCAGGTAGTAGATGAATTACTCAGACAAGCTAATAGAACTGTTATAGAGTTAATAGGGAAAAATACTATAGATTCAGACCACAGAGTAGTGAAAATTACCCAAAGCCAAGTTCAGCAATTAATTCAGGAGTTACGAGATAACAAAGAATATGTGGTTAGAATTATTGCTGCTGGCAATTATGTGCAAGGAGAAAAAGAAGTAAGAGTTTTTGCAGATGTTGCACTCAATCAAACAATTTTTAGGAAAGAAGAAACAATTTCTGTTATTTCAATTGATTCTTTAAAATTAACAGAAGAAGTGATACAGCAAAAATTAGATTTATTATTATTATCGGCAACTCAATTTCATGCTCGTCGTTCAGGAGTCTTGGGTGGGATACAGGTAGCAGATGGAAGATTAAAAACTTTAGTAGACTTTATTGAAAGCATACGACAATCCCAAGTAGGGTTAGATAAACTTAAGGCAATTGCAATGCAAGACACAAAAACAATTGGCCCTTTAAAATTAAAACTTTTAGGGATAAAAGGAATAGATATAGTTTTAGAAACAAAAAGTAAATAATGACTAAGAAAAAACCACTATTTATTCTGGGATTTGATCCTGGAAGAGATAAATGCGGAATTGCCGTCATTAGTGAAGATGGTAAGCTTTATTATCATGCAGTTATCACATCATACGATGTTGTTCGAGAAGTAAATTTCTTATATAAAAAATTTTTTTTAAAATATTAGTAATGGGAGGGCAAACAACTTCTAGAATTTGGAAAGAAAGTTTAGAAAAAAAATTATTATTTTCAATTCCTATTATTAAAATAGATGAAAGTAACAGTACTTTAGAAGCTCGTAATCGATATTGGCAAATGTATCCTCCAAAATCTATTTCACGTCTTATTCCTGAGAGTTTAAGAATTCCAACCCGTTCAATCGATGATATCGTTGCTATTCTCTTAGTAGAAAGATTTTTTCAAATTAATAAAAAGTAATAATAATCTATAGTAGATAAATATCATATTGCATTTATCTACTATAGATTATTTCAATAATTGAATAAGTTTGTTTTTTGCAGTTAATAATGCTTCTTCTAATTTACTTGCATCTTTTCCACCTGCTTGAGCTAAGTTAGGGCGACCTCCCCCTCCTCCTTCACATATTTGAGCAATTTCTCCAATAAATTTACCAGCTGATAAATTCTTATCTTTATAAATTTTTTTACTAAAGGATGCTACAAGACTAACTTTATTTCCTGGAAGTGTAGCTCCTAAAACTACGGCACCTTCTCCAAGCTTGTTTTGCAGCCTTTCTGCAGAATGCTGCAATGCTTTTTTGTCAACGTTGCCTACATTGGAGACAATTATTTTTAAATCATTATCTAATGATTCTGCTATGTCTAATAACTTATCAGACTTAACCATAGCTAATTCTTGCTGTACAATTTCTAATTGTTTTTGGGTATCTTTTAAATCAGTCTGTAACGATATGATACGCTTTTGAATTTCTTCAGGTTTTACCTTAAAGTGCTCACATAAATTTTTAACTATACTGTCTTTAACCTTTAAGTATTCTAAGATAGCTGATCCTGTAATTGCTTCTATCCGTCTAACACCAGAAGAAATTCCAGTTTGTGAGATTATTTTAAATAAACCAATTTCAGCTATATTATTTACATGTGTTCCTCCACATAACTCCATTGAAATTTCAGGAATATCAATAACACGAACTTCTTCGCTATATTTTTCTCCAAACATTGCTATGGCGCCTTTTTCCTTTGCGACTTTTAAAGACATATTTTCAATACTTACATCATGCTTCTCAGAAATCCAAAAATTGACGGTATTTTCTATTTGTTCTATTTGTTCTATAGTTATTTGATGAGGATATTGAAAATCAAACCTTAGTCTATCAAAAGTAACTAGCGAACCTGCTTGTGTAATAGAACTATCTAAGTTTTTTCTCAGGGCAGCCTGCAATAAATGAGTTGATGTGTGATTTAGTTTAATACACTGACGATAATTATTATCAACAACTGCATCTAGAGTTTCATTAGTTAATAAATATCCTTCTTCTATCTTTCCGTAATGAATAAAAACTTCAGATTCTTTTTGGATATCGTTAATTCTAATGAATGATTTGTGTCCAACCAAGTAGCCATGATCACTTACCTGACCACCTGATTCTGCATAGAATGGAGTGCTATCAAGTATTATTTGAACATTATTTCCTTTTTCTGCTTGTTGAACAACTTTCTGATTAACTAATATCTTTTTAACTACAACAGATGAATTTAGATCAGAATAACCTGTAAATTTTGTGGCATCAACATCGCTTATTAATTTATTAATTTCATATCCCAGAGATAAATTTATATTTTCATGTGCTGCTTTTGATCTACATTGTTGCAATTTCATTTGTTCATAAAATTCATCAATGTTAACTTTTAACTGACTTTCCTCTGCAATCTCTTGAGTCAACTCTAATGGAAAGCCATAGGTATCGTACAAAATAAAAGCATCTAAGCCGGAAATTTGATTAGGTTTTATAGTATTATCAATTATTTCACATAATAGCTTTTCTCCTCTTTCTAAAGTCTTGAGAAAAATATCTTCTTCTTTGCTTAGTTCCTTACTAATAAAAATTTCTTTTTCTCTAACTTCTGGATAAGATTTTTCAGAAATTTGAATTGCAGTCTGTGCAATTTTATTAATGAATTTTCCTTCTATTCCAATTAGACGTCCGTGCCGAATAATTCTACGAATTATTCGACGTAGTACATAACCTCTGTCTGTATTAGAAGCAGTAATACCATCAGCTATCATATGAATAACTGCTCTAATATGATCTCCAATAATTTTTAAAGATTTTTTTGTATTTTCTTCTGCATGTCTATATTCAATTGCAATTATATTCAAAATAGATTCAATTATAGGAAAAATTAAATCTGTTTCATAATTATTTGGTACTTTTTGTAATATTTGAGCCATTCTTTCTAGGCCCATTCCTGTATCAATATTTTTTTTACCTAAGGGAAATAAATTACCATTTTCATCACGACTATATTCCATAAATACAAGATTATAGAATTCGATAAAGCGAGAATCATCTTCTAAATTAAGATTTTGTTCTCCTAATTCGGGATGAAAGTCATAGTATAATTCTGAGCAAGGGCCACAAGGTCCAGTTTTTCCTGCTTTCCAAAAGTTATCTTTTTCTCCCATTCTTATAATTCTTGTTTGAGGAATACCAATAATATTTTCCCAAATATTAAAAGCTTCATCATCACTCTCAAAAACACTAACAACAATACTTTCTGGAGGTAAAAGAAAAATCTGAGTAGACAGCTCCCAGGCCCATCTTATAGATTGTTCTTTAAAGTAATCTCCGAAACTAAAATTACCTAGCATTTCAAAAAAGGTATGATGTCTAGCTGTATAACCTACATTATCGATATCATTAGTACGAATGCATTTTTGAGAAGTAGTAATACGAGAAAAGCTAGATTTTTCTTGACCGAGAAAAATAGGCTTAAAAGGCAACATTCCAGCTATTGTTAGCAAAACAGTTGGATCTCTTGGTATCAATGATGCGCTAGGAAAAATTTGATGTTTTTTCCCCTTATAAAAGTGCAGGAATTTATCGCGTATTTCATTTCCAGTTAAAAAAGGTGGATTTATTGTCATTACAAAATATTTATTTAGATTTATTGATTTTTATATTGTTACATTTTATGAATGAATATTAAAAATATACTATTTATACTATTATTCTTAAATGTTGAAATGATAAGTATTGGTATTGTTTTAAGAGCTTTATTAGTATAATTAAAATGTAGACATCTCTATTAGTTATATTACTCTTTAATTTTGATTACATTAAGTTATGTCTCCTTTACCTCAATATCGTCCTCACAAGCTGTCATTAGGCTCTCTTGAAACTGAGATTCTGGAAATTCTTTGGGATCTTGAAAAAGCTACAGTTAAGCAAATTCATGATTGCATCTTATCTGATTTAGAAAGAGAATTGGCTTACGCTTCTGTTACAACAGTTTTAAATCGTTTAACTAAAAAAGGGTGGTTAAAATGTTGTAAACAAAATAAAGCATTTTCCTGGGAGCCTCTTGTATCTCGAGAACAGACTAATACATTGCGAGCTTGCGAACAGTTGCAACAATTTCTTGCTATTAGTAACCCTAATATGGTTGCTTCACTTGTAGATAGTTTAGATACTACTAGTTTAGAACGTTTAGAATTAATCGCCGCAAATTTACAAGCGATTCGTCATCAACGAGAGATAAAATAAATATGCACATATTAATGATTTTACTAGTCTTAACTCTTGCATGTGGAATTAGATTACTGTATCCCTTTACTTTGATGGGAATGAGCCGCTGGCAGATTTCTCTTATAACTTTTATTGTACCTCCTTTATTACTCATAGTAACAACTATTTCAATTGTTTCGATGGGATATGATGGCAAGATGTTAGGCTTGCCATCAAGTCGTTTTAGTTATTCAACATCAATAATATTTTTAGGGATTGCCTTGGTAAAATTTATTAAAACTACTTTACAAGGATGTGATTCAGTCAAAGTAATTAAAAATTATCCGAAGCAAGTTATTAATAATTACTTAGTAAGAATTGTTGAAATAGATTTACCTTATAGTGCACAAATCGGATTTTGGAATCCTGAATTAATTATCAGTAGTGGCTTACTAAAATCTCTAGATTTAAATCATTTAAAAGCTGTTATTGCCCATGAAGAAGCACATAAAAATTATCATGATACCTTTTATTTTTTTTGGCTAGGTTGGTTAAAAACTATTAGCTCTTGGCTACCAAATACAAATATGATTTGGGAAGAATTATTATTATTGAGAGAAATTCGTGCAGATAAAGAAGCTATTAAAAATATCGATCCTCTAGTTCTTGCTGAATCTTTAATTATTGTAGCTAGAAAAATGAATTTAGTAGCCAAGAATAACTCGACTAGTTTTGTAGAAGTATGTTTTCATGATATGAACACCAATAGTAGACTTGAAAAAAGAATCAAAGCGTTATTTGAAATGTCAGAAGATTTAGAAAACGATAATTCTCACATAAATTATCTTCTGTTAGTTTTATTACCATTACTTTCTATTCCTTTCCATAATTAAATAATAAAAATATTATTCATGTTTATTTTTTATAAAATATTTATGATGTTTCATATATACATTAATTTATAACTTTTATATATGGAAATATCTTTTGTGAATATACTTCTATAAAACATTCATCTCCTAAAAGACGCTATAGTTAATACCATAGAAATATAAATTCTAAACATAGCTCATATCTGATTTTTTAAATTTCGTTAATTTCAATATTCGCATCCTTTAGTATTCTGAGAAAATCTGTTTCATTTAAACGAATAATATTTAATTTCATTCCTTCTGCTAATTTAGAACCAGGATTTTCCCCTACTAAAATATAATTTGTTTTTTTAGTTACTGAATTAACTACTTTACCTCCAAAATTCTCTATCAAGTTTTTGATCTCACTTCGTTTTAAAGTATTTAAGCTTCCAGTAATCACGAAAGTAATATTAAAAAATATTTGTTTATCTGGCTTATTTTGATTGATCCCTAAATTTTTATTTTCTAAAACAAAGCCATTTTTATCTAATTCGCTTATTAATTTCTGGTTTTCTTCAAGCGAGAACCAACTTCTAATTGAATAAGCAACTTCTTTCCCTATTCCCTTAATAGTTACCAAAGTATCATAAGGCGCTTGCAATAGCTGCTGAACACTAGAAAAATTTTCTGTTAACAATATAGCTGTTGTGTACCCTACATGATGAATACCCAATCCATATAGTACCTTTGTCCAAGACTTTGTTTTACTACTTTCTATAGATTTAATTAAATTTTCTGCAGACTTTATTCCCATTCTTTCTAAATTAGAAACTTCTTGAAAATTTAAATGATACAAGTCTGAAATAGAATTTACCAAGCCATTACTGATTAAAAGATCTATAATTTTTTCACCTAAACCAGAAATATCTACAGCATCTCTTGAAGACCAATGAATTAAATTTCCTTTTAAAATTGCTGGACAAGAATTATTAATACAACGAACCACTGCCTCGTTTGAAAAACTAACAAGCATGCTATTACATTTAGGGCATCGTTCAGAGATTTGAAAAACTTTGGTTTTATGATGACGTAATGTTTTTAGTACCCGAATTACTTCTGGTATTATTTCACCAGCTTTACGAATAGTGACTGTATCTCCGATACAAATTCCTAATTGAGCAATACGATCAATATTATGTAAAGTAGCCTTGCGGACTATTGTTCCACCGAGAAGAACCGGGTTCATTACTGCCATCGGAGTAACAGCTCCAGTTCTTCCTGTATTGAAAATGATATCTTCAACTACTGTTGAGATCTCCTCTGCAGGATATTTTAATGCGATTGCCCAACGAGGGAACCTTTGTGTATAAGCCAATTCTTTCTGCAAGATATGAGAATTAATCTTTATCACAACTCCATCCGTCATATAGGGCAAATGCTTTTTTGCACTTTTCCACTCATTAAAGTAGTTAGTTACTGTATCAAGAGACTTACATAGCCGATAGTAAGGATTAACTAAAAATCCACATTCTTGTAGAAATTTTAAAGTATCCCATTGACTTTTAATATCTAAATTATCAGCATATAAAGAGTATGCAAAAAATTGTAACTTTCGTTCGCTCACAATTTTTGAATCTAGCTGTCTTAGAGTTCCTGCAGCTGCGTTTCTGGGATTGGCAAACAATGATTTGCCTTCTTTTTGCTTCTGTTTATTAATTCTCTTAAATTCATCCAGAGGTAAAAATGCTTCCCCATTTACATGCATAATGGAAGGTGGATCATCTAAATTTAGATGTAATGGAATAGAAAAAATGGTACGAATATTTTGAGTAATATCTTCTCCTACTATTCCATCTCCTCTTGTTAAACCACGTGTTAATAGTCCATTCTCATATGTCAACGATAGTGCTGAGCCATCAATTTTCAATTCCGCAATATATTTTATTAACTGATTTTCTTGTGATTTTAAGTACTTTTGATTACGATTTTCCCAAGCTTCTAATTCTTGTAAATTAAAGGCATTTTCTAAACTATATAGAGGAATATCATGTTTAACAGAATTAAAATGAAGGGCAGGTTTTTCTCCTACTCTTTGTGTAACACTGTCAGAGCTGATGAGATTTGGATTTCTTTGTTCTAAATTGTATAACTGTCGGTACAGCTGATCATACACTGAGTCTTCCATTATGGACTCATTTAAAACATGATAAGCATAATTAGCTTGCTGAAGATGTTTACGAAGTTTTATGATTGTTTTCTGAATATTTAAATTATTCACTTTTCTAACCTTCAATATAATAACTGTTGTATTGCTAACTATTTATCCTTAAATATATGCATAAATATACATTTCTTAAAAGTTTTTGATAACTTCAATATTATTTATTAGGACTAGAAATATTTCATTAAATATACTAGCTTGAGTAAATATTGCTGAAACATGTTAGTTTTAAATTTTAATAATTTTTAGCCTATGGCAAGTAATTAATCTTTATATTATAAATAAAATTTTTTTTCTGTATAAGTAGATTTATAATCATTTTGGTACAAGACATATAAAATATCAATCTTGTAATTTTTTACGTAATATTTAGAAATTTAGTGTTTAAGATGAGTTGATAATAATGTTTAAGAAAAAAATAAAGTTTAATAATAAAGAATTTTTGGTTCTTATTCTAGGCTCGCTATTAATTTTTATATTGATTAACAAAACATTCAGGCGATCAATTAATAATAGTCACGAATATAGATTGTCAAATAATATTATAGGGAAAAGCTCTCCTGATGATATAAAAATAATTGTTTTAAAACCAAAAATAGTTAAAATTTTTTCTGAATTTACAGGAACCATAGAAGCCAAAAATATATTAATCCTCAAATCAGAAATTTATGGGAAAATAAAACAAATTTTAGCTAAGGAAGGAGACAACATCACAAAAAATCAAATAATAATGGAATTTGATCCCGATAATTTGCAAGCAAAATTATTAGAATCACAGGCTAAGCTAGCTAGTACCAAAGCTAGATTATTGGAATTAGAAACTGGAAATCGTATTGAAGATCTGAAAGAAGCCAAGGCTAGATTAAGAGGTGCAAAAGTTCGTTTAAACAACACAAAAATAGGAGATAGTATTGAAGAGATTGCTCAAGCTAGAGCAAATTTAAATTCTTCACAGGCTAGTCTCGAATTAGCCCAGCAAAGAGTTGCTCGCTATAAAATGCTAAAAGAACAAGGTGTAATTTCTATTGATGAATATCAAGAACACATAACAATTCTACGTAGAGCAAGAGCTGATCTAGAACAAACTAAACGACGTTTGTCCCAACTCAAGAAAAGACGTTTAGCTGATTTAGATGAATTGACTACCGTTGTAGAAACAGAGTTACAAAATTTACAAAGACTACAAGCTGGTCCACGGCGAGAAGTTATTGCTCAAGCTAAAGCAGATGTTATAGAAGCAAGTGCACAACTTCAAACATCTCAAATTCATATTTCTAAGACTAAAGTTAAGGCACCTTTCTCTGGAGTAGTAGAAAATATTTTTACTAGAGATAATGAATATGTAAAAGAAGGAGATTCTTTAATAAGTTTAATAAACAACAATACTTTAAGACTGCGCTTAACTATTCCATTAAAATACAGTTCTCGACTAAGTATAGGTTTACCTGTAGAAATTATTGATGATTCGGAAAAAATAATTACTACAGGAAAAATTAGTTTTATATCTTCTAATATTATTAAAAACTCACAATCAATATTCATTAGAGCTAGTTTTAACAATTTAAATCAAAAACTTTTAAACGGTCAATTTGTTCGTGCAAGAATAATTTGGCAGAAAAATAGCAGCTTATCAATTCCAGCTAAATCTGTATATCATATTGGAAAAGAAAAATTTGTTTTTATAGTTAAAGATAATAATTCAGGGGAAAATAACATACCTAACTCAATAGCCAAGAGAGTTAAAGTTCAATTAAATAGTTTAGAAGGTGGTGATTATAAGGTAATTAATGGTTTAACTGCTTATGACAAGTTGATAGTATCCAACAATAAAAAATTAAAAGATGGAATGTTTCTTCAAAAACTAGATTCCCATGAGAAGAAGGTTAAAAATAGTAATTAAGAGATATGAGTTACCTTGAAAAACTAATAAAAATTATTATTTGTATATTGTTTTGATGTATTAAATTTGGTTAGAACTTAATATTGAGTTAATCCATGTTTTAATGCAAAACGTACTAACTCTGTGCGACTATTAGTTTCAGTCTTACCAAACAAACGACTTACATATTTCTCTACATTTCTAACACTTGTATTTAAACGAGCTGCAATTTCTTTATTCATAAGACCTTCTGCAACTAGGTCTAAAACACTTTTTTCTCTTGGAGTTAAATCGATTTTAATAGATGGTGGTATTACTGTTAAATGAGTTTTTTGTTGACCTAATTGTTCTTTTAGTCCTTTAATTTCTTGAGCTATCTCTTCTAGTTTTACAGAGTTATTACCAATTTTTTCATTAATTTTACGACGTTCTAGAAAACTTTTTACAATCGCTTCTAATTCTTCAGGATCAAAAGGTTTTGGTAAGTATGCGTCACACCCAGCGTTATAACCTTTAATACGATCAGCAGTCATACCTCTGGCAGTAAGAAAAATCAAAGGAATAGTTTGTAGACGGTTGTTATGACGTATTCTTTCTAAAAATTGGTATCCGTCTATTTCCGGCATCATAACATCAGAAATAATGATATCAGGAATTGTTGTTTCTAAAAGTTTCCAAGCTTCTTTCGCATTATTTGCGATTTTTACTATTAAATCACCATTGTATTCTAAGTATGCTTGTATAGAATCACACACACTTGGTTCATCATCAACTAATAAAATTACAGGAGAATTACTCATAGCTTATATCTTTTTAATGCTATTACAATTTTAATCTAAGTATTCATCAATAGAAGTTGCTTCAACTTCCACTGTTTCATTCTCTGATGATTTTTCTACGATAATTTGAGAAGGACCTTCGAATATTACTTTAATTAGCTCTGTTATTAGTAGAGTTAGAATAGCAAAATCATCTACTTGTCCTATTATGGGGAAAAAGTCTGGAGAGAAGTCTAAAGGGCTTATAAAATAAGCTAAAGTCCCTAAAATTACCCACCAGCGATATCTCTTGTTACGAATTAAGGATCTGTAACTATTGTAAATAGAACGTAAAGAAAGTTTCATTTAGTTAACTGTATTTAATATTTCAACATTAAATCAGGATATATTTATAGGCACTTATATCATTTCAGTATTTTAAATAGATAAAGTAATTATTTTTATATTAGAAATTATCAAACAATTTTCCATATTAATTTTTAAGTTTTACTAAATATTGATTATTAAGATCTCTGCAAAGATTTATCCTTTAAAAGACCAGTCAGTAAAGATGCAGGGGGCTTTTTGTAAGGCCAGGCAAAAGCATGTTGAAAAGCAAAATTTTGACATGCTTGTAATTGATGAAAATCAATTACATCTTGAGTTAAAAGATTTTCAAATTCAAAAGGTAGACGTACATTGTGCAATCCTGCATTATCTGTACAAATCGCTATATGTACTCCTGCTTCAAAGCAACGATCAAAAACTGTTTTTAGTTCATATAAATTTTCTAAATTTCCTGTTTTTAGATAAGTTGTTGGGCAAATTTCTAAGCATTGATTAGAACGTGCAATTTCTGGTAATAGTTCTGGAAATTTTAATGGTATCTGAATGCCATGACCAATCCTCATTAAATACGGAAGAAGTTCAGGGTAACAACCGTCAGAAGTTTCATAAAGGTGGCCGGTAGTATTTAATCCCAAGGCTCTTGCATATTTATATAAATCTATAAATTCATCTAATCTTTCACCATAATGGGAGTCTCCTCCTGCGACATCGATAGCACAAACATAATTTTTCATTTGAGCAGCTAAATCTACTATAGCTTTGTTAACCTCGTAAGGTAAGCGAGAATGCATGCAAAGAATTTGACTAATGACAATGGGGTATTCTTTGACTTGACTAGCTTTGCCAACTATTTTAACAATATTGGTCATAGCATCAATTCTTTCTGATTGCTCAAGATATTGAGGAGTGCGGAGATATGGGGTGTACCTTAACTCTAAATATGCTAAATGTTCAAAAATATAAGCTCCACGAATTAAACGGTAGATAAAATAAGGTAGTGTTTCCTCTGTTTGAACATTCTCTACTAAGGTATGTAACTCTAAATATTCATCTAGAGTTTTACGTTTGCGTGTATAGAATTCTTCAAAAACTGGATATTGAGGAAATCTTTGCGCCATTTTAGGGTCATGGCGTTTAAAATATCTCCAAAGAATACGCGGAACTACTGATCCTCCTAAATGGCGATGTAAATCTGCATATAGTGCCATAAAAATCTCCAAAGAATATATATTATGTTTTCCTTAAAACTATTAAGATAAAGAATATTTCAGAATAATTCCACTAAAGAATAATCTTTGATCTTAATAATGGTTTAAATAATAGAAAGTTCTATTTAGAATAGTCCTGTAGTTATCAAAATTTAACTAAAGTATATAAGATTTTCAATAATTAATTTAATTGATAGCTAATAGAAATAATTAATCTTA contains:
- the alaS gene encoding alanine--tRNA ligase is translated as MTINPPFLTGNEIRDKFLHFYKGKKHQIFPSASLIPRDPTVLLTIAGMLPFKPIFLGQEKSSFSRITTSQKCIRTNDIDNVGYTARHHTFFEMLGNFSFGDYFKEQSIRWAWELSTQIFLLPPESIVVSVFESDDEAFNIWENIIGIPQTRIIRMGEKDNFWKAGKTGPCGPCSELYYDFHPELGEQNLNLEDDSRFIEFYNLVFMEYSRDENGNLFPLGKKNIDTGMGLERMAQILQKVPNNYETDLIFPIIESILNIIAIEYRHAEENTKKSLKIIGDHIRAVIHMIADGITASNTDRGYVLRRIIRRIIRHGRLIGIEGKFINKIAQTAIQISEKSYPEVREKEIFISKELSKEEDIFLKTLERGEKLLCEIIDNTIKPNQISGLDAFILYDTYGFPLELTQEIAEESQLKVNIDEFYEQMKLQQCRSKAAHENINLSLGYEINKLISDVDATKFTGYSDLNSSVVVKKILVNQKVVQQAEKGNNVQIILDSTPFYAESGGQVSDHGYLVGHKSFIRINDIQKESEVFIHYGKIEEGYLLTNETLDAVVDNNYRQCIKLNHTSTHLLQAALRKNLDSSITQAGSLVTFDRLRFDFQYPHQITIEQIEQIENTVNFWISEKHDVSIENMSLKVAKEKGAIAMFGEKYSEEVRVIDIPEISMELCGGTHVNNIAEIGLFKIISQTGISSGVRRIEAITGSAILEYLKVKDSIVKNLCEHFKVKPEEIQKRIISLQTDLKDTQKQLEIVQQELAMVKSDKLLDIAESLDNDLKIIVSNVGNVDKKALQHSAERLQNKLGEGAVVLGATLPGNKVSLVASFSKKIYKDKNLSAGKFIGEIAQICEGGGGGRPNLAQAGGKDASKLEEALLTAKNKLIQLLK
- a CDS encoding DUF3084 domain-containing protein; protein product: MTSSYILVLSILVLGGLIAALGDRLGSKVGKARLTIGNLRPKQTAIVVTVLTGTLIAASTFSILLISSKSLREGLFRLDKIQKQLRIAEADLERLGIDKKNTEKELRKVKSEQYAVEKKLEITINNFNTAKQQLKSAFDQALKLRSDIQTLLNERKELRQSKINLDKQIKKLKQEINNRDQELGKGKKQIIEQTKILNERQNRLQSLEKRQSILKEEIDRRDAEIIQLDQDINGKDIALKNKESQLQQLEKKSMYLQRQMTILEQYYQTYQELRERKIAIVRGQVLSIGAVRLIVSKANTQQVVDELLRQANRTVIELIGKNTIDSDHRVVKITQSQVQQLIQELRDNKEYVVRIIAAGNYVQGEKEVRVFADVALNQTIFRKEETISVISIDSLKLTEEVIQQKLDLLLLSATQFHARRSGVLGGIQVADGRLKTLVDFIESIRQSQVGLDKLKAIAMQDTKTIGPLKLKLLGIKGIDIVLETKSK
- a CDS encoding M56 family metallopeptidase, which translates into the protein MHILMILLVLTLACGIRLLYPFTLMGMSRWQISLITFIVPPLLLIVTTISIVSMGYDGKMLGLPSSRFSYSTSIIFLGIALVKFIKTTLQGCDSVKVIKNYPKQVINNYLVRIVEIDLPYSAQIGFWNPELIISSGLLKSLDLNHLKAVIAHEEAHKNYHDTFYFFWLGWLKTISSWLPNTNMIWEELLLLREIRADKEAIKNIDPLVLAESLIIVARKMNLVAKNNSTSFVEVCFHDMNTNSRLEKRIKALFEMSEDLENDNSHINYLLLVLLPLLSIPFHN
- a CDS encoding BlaI/MecI/CopY family transcriptional regulator — translated: MSPLPQYRPHKLSLGSLETEILEILWDLEKATVKQIHDCILSDLERELAYASVTTVLNRLTKKGWLKCCKQNKAFSWEPLVSREQTNTLRACEQLQQFLAISNPNMVASLVDSLDTTSLERLELIAANLQAIRHQREIK
- the ligA gene encoding NAD-dependent DNA ligase LigA codes for the protein MNNLNIQKTIIKLRKHLQQANYAYHVLNESIMEDSVYDQLYRQLYNLEQRNPNLISSDSVTQRVGEKPALHFNSVKHDIPLYSLENAFNLQELEAWENRNQKYLKSQENQLIKYIAELKIDGSALSLTYENGLLTRGLTRGDGIVGEDITQNIRTIFSIPLHLNLDDPPSIMHVNGEAFLPLDEFKRINKQKQKEGKSLFANPRNAAAGTLRQLDSKIVSERKLQFFAYSLYADNLDIKSQWDTLKFLQECGFLVNPYYRLCKSLDTVTNYFNEWKSAKKHLPYMTDGVVIKINSHILQKELAYTQRFPRWAIALKYPAEEISTVVEDIIFNTGRTGAVTPMAVMNPVLLGGTIVRKATLHNIDRIAQLGICIGDTVTIRKAGEIIPEVIRVLKTLRHHKTKVFQISERCPKCNSMLVSFSNEAVVRCINNSCPAILKGNLIHWSSRDAVDISGLGEKIIDLLISNGLVNSISDLYHLNFQEVSNLERMGIKSAENLIKSIESSKTKSWTKVLYGLGIHHVGYTTAILLTENFSSVQQLLQAPYDTLVTIKGIGKEVAYSIRSWFSLEENQKLISELDKNGFVLENKNLGINQNKPDKQIFFNITFVITGSLNTLKRSEIKNLIENFGGKVVNSVTKKTNYILVGENPGSKLAEGMKLNIIRLNETDFLRILKDANIEINEI